One window from the genome of Nicotiana sylvestris chromosome 9, ASM39365v2, whole genome shotgun sequence encodes:
- the LOC104212482 gene encoding MADS-box transcription factor 31-like → MVNEHRRSVVLQERMETLFKKAEELSVLCDVEIGIIVFSPDERNAEYEWPSRDKFKQLMMRYLDKPLLERLKKLTTNEMFLRKEMDAKMKKIDQQKTEEKEMEQIFSQLYLGEKTIFDLDKRQLIGVRNLAIKAKEKAVKRRIQLKYLQDQRLSLPFDRILIRVAPLNVQDQRLQLSVDDPLALRLAPLNVHDQRLQLPVDDPLALRLAPPEN, encoded by the coding sequence ATGGTTAATGAACATAGAAGATCAGTTGTTCTTCAAGAAAGGATGGAAACTTTGTTTAAGAAAGCAGAAGAGCTATCTGTTCTATGTGATGTAGAAATTGGTATCATTGTTTTCAGCCCTGATGAAAGAAATGCTGAATATGAGTGGCCATCAAGAGATAAATTTAAACAACTCATGATGAGATATCTAGATAAACCACTGCTAGAGAGGCTTAAGAAGTTGACAACAAATGAAATGTTCCTCAGGAAAGAGATGGATGCTAAGATGAAGAAAATTGATCAGCAGAAGACTGAAGAAAAGGAAATGGAACAGATATTTAGCCAGTTATATCTTGGGGAAAAGACTATCTTTGACCTGGATAAAAGACAACTTATAGGTGTTCGCAACTTGGCTATAAAGGCGAAAGAGAAGGCCGTTAAAAGGAGAATACAACTCAAGTACTTACAAGATCAACGTCTTTCGTTACCATTTGATCGCATACTAATTCGAGTTGCTCCACTTAATGTACAAGATCAACGTCTTCAGTTATCTGTTGATGATCCTTTGGCACTTCGATTGGCTCCACTTAACGTACATGATCAACGTCTTCAGTTACCTGTTGATGATCCTTTAGCTCTTCGATTGGCTCCTCCCGAGAATTAA